gctcctcttttcagttcgctgcagctagcgactggaacaagctgcaaaaaacactcaaactggaccgttttatctccatctcttcattcaaagactcaatcatggacactcactgacagttgtggctgcttcgcgtgatgtattgttgtctctgccttcttgtcctttgtgctgttgtctgtgcaaaatgtttgtaacatgttttgtcctgctaccatgttgtgctgctgccatgttgtgttgctaccatgctatgttgtcgtcttaggtctctctttatgtagtgttgtggtgtccctcttgtcgtgatgtgtgttttgtcctaaatttgtattttattttgaatcCCTGCCtctgtccccacaggaggccttttgccttctggtaatccgtcattgtaaataaaaatttgttcttaacttacttgtctagttaaataaaggttaaataaaaaaaatgtaataaaaagtacCGGTAGAAAAATAAAGCTAATGATTCCACTTTGCTTTTCAGTTATACCATTTTTTGTTAGTGAGGGAGGACTACAGGGCTTTTTCCCATCAATGAGAATTAAATCTAATTGATAATTCTGCCCAGTCTGAAGTACATCCCCCCCTCCCATTACCTCTCTGTGAACCAAGCTTCTCAGCTGCCTCTTCAGGCCCTCATAGATCATGAACTGGACAGCCGGGTTGAGCACCagcaggagagaggggaatgtCCCGTTCCACAGGGCCCCCACCCCTTCGTCCTCAATGATCTGCACAAAGGCatctgagaggagaagagagggatactGTTTAACCTAGAGACAATCTGACATAGTGACAAAGAAACCAGACTAGGAAAACAGTAGTACaatgtgtgttttcatgtgtgtgtgaaataaaaagagagagaaagacagagggaatgTGTATGTGCGCGATACTTCAGTGAAAGAAAGAATGACACATCTACAACTTTATCCGTTTCCAACACGCATACTGCTGCTGCCTTTACCCATGATGCCTGAGTAGTTAGTGGGACGGATGTCTGCATTGCGAAACTTTGCTCCTTGAAGCTTGAGTCGTGTGTTGACCACCCACAGCGGAGTGGTCACAAGCACGTTCACTACAcctgcacacacagagagagaaacagagaaaccgagagagagctTGGACTCATTCATTGACActaagtgttaatcaaatcaaactttgtcacatgcgccgaatacaacaattgtagaccttacagtgaaatgcttacttaccaacggtgcagttaaaaaaaaaaagagttaagaataatatttaccaaataaactaaagtaaaaaataaaaagtaacacaaaataacaataacgaggctatatacagggggtaccggtaccgagtcaatgtgcaggggtacaggttagtctagcAGCAGTGTCAATGTAAagagtctggtggccatttgattaattgttcagcagtcttatggcttgggggtagaagctgttaaggatccTTTTGGCCCTAGACTTGGCGccccggtactgcttgccgtgcggtagcagagaaaacagtctatgacttgggtgactggagtctgacaatttttggggctctgacacacctagtatataggtcctggatggcaggaagcttggccccagtgatgtactgggccgtacactaccctctgtagcgccttgcggtcagatgacgagcagttgccataccaggtggtgatgcaaccggtcaggatgctctcgatggtgcagttggaGAACTTTTTGATCATCCGGGACCCATggaaaatcttttcagtctcctgagggggaaaagctgttgtcgtgccctcttcacaactgtcttgttgtatttggaccatgataatttgttggtggacactccactacagccccgtcaatgttagtgggggcctgttcggcccaccttttcctgtagcccatgatcagctcctttgtcttgctcacattgcgggagaggttgttgtcctggcagtgtctctggcctcctccctataggctgtctcatcgttgtcggtgaccaggcctaccactgttgtgtcgtcagcaaacttaatgacggtgttggagtcatgtttggccatgcagtcatgggtgaacaggtacCAGGAGGgcactaagtacacacccctgaggggccccagtgttgcggatcagcgtggcagacgtgttgttgcctacccttaccacctggggacggcccatcaggaagtccaggatccagttgcagagggaggtgttcagtcccagggtccttagcttagtgataagctttgtgggcactatggtgttgaacactgagctgtagtcaatgaacagcattctcacataggtgtttcttttgtccaggttggaaagggcagtgtggagtgcgattgagactgcgtcatctgtggatctgtaggggcggtatgcgaattggagtgggtctagggtatccgggaggatattgttgatgtgagctatgaccagcatttcaaagcacttcatggctacagatgtgagttctatggggcgatagtcatttagacaggttaccttagagTTCttcggcacagggactatggtggtctgattGAAGATACGTAGgttttacagactgggtcagggagaggttgaaaatgtcagtgaagacacttgccagctggtcaatGCATGCTCGGAGTACGCACCGGATGGCCTTGGGAATGTTAACCCGTTTaaagtgctacggggcagtaatcatttaggcatgTTAACTTCACTtcctttggcacagggactatggtggtctgcttgaaatatgtagatattacagactcggtcgaggagaggttgaaaatgtcagtgaagacacttgccagttggcccACGTATGCTTTGAGTAAATGTCCTGGTAGTCCGTCTggcccgcggctttgtgaatgttgacctgtttaaaaggccTTGcacacatcggctaccgagagcattatcacacagtcgtccagaacagctggtgctctcatgcatgcttcagtgttgcttgcctcaaaacGAGCATAAAAGGGATTTAGCTTGcttggtaggctcacgtcactgggcagctcgcgtctggctttccctttgtagtccgtaatagttttcaagcaatgccacatccgacgagcgtcagagccggtgtagtaggattcaatcttaatcctgtattgacgctttgcttgtttgatggttagcctgagggcatagcgggatttcttatatgctatgtatatgtatatatatatatggattagtgtctcgctccttgaaagcggcagctctagcctttagctcgatgcagatgttgcctgtaatccatggcttctggttgggatatgtatgtatggtcactgtggagacgacgtcgtcgatgcacttattgatgaagccgatggcTGAGGTGGTAAACTCATCAATGCCATtagatgaatcctggaacatattccagtctgtgttagcaaaacagtcctgtagcgtagcatccgcatcatctgaccacctccgtattgagcgagtcactggtacttcctgctttagttttagcttgtaagtgggaatcaggaggatagaatttgtcagatttgctaaatggagggcaggggaagagctttgtatgcatctctgtgtgtggagtaaaggggtAACTTGGTAAGTTAGCTAATATCAGCATCTGGGTCTTATGTAGGCCTACCTGCAGCAATGCCCATTAGCAGGTCTCTGCTTGGAGTTGACTTGTGTCCCCGGAGCCAGCTGGCTCTCAGGCTGTGGAAGCAGTAGAAGTAGACGAAGTTGGAACAGCAGAGACTGCAGATCACTGGGAGCCAGCCCCTGTAGGGCGCCAGCCTGCAGAGGACAGGCAGGGGGACAGACACAACCTCGGGTGATTctgttcaaataaataaaaactgctaaaagagcagagagagaaagcagagtgaGGGAAAGACAGAGCTCTTGTTTACTCACAACCCTTCTTCCTTGACAATCTCTGACAGAATGGCAGGAGTGGACCTTGCTTTCCTCTTCTCATCCACTATAGaaaaggaggaacagagagaagaaTAGACATGAGACTTGCACAGAGATATCTTATGTCCTCTATTCAGTTTTGCACAAAGGCGTAAAGATATAGAGGTAGCTAGCCTTACCTTGCAGCCGTAGTCTTGCAGTGTCAAGTGGGAAGAAAACGGTCATTGCAGTCACACTCCCCTAAAAACATATAATCCTATACTGTCAAATGTAGGGTCTTCAAATGTGAACATTTGCTGATATCAGGCTAACCTTATTTATAGGGGATGCCGGTTTGGCAGTAATGGCCTGTCAGATAgcaatgtaaagaaaaaaatactGCCCCTTCTTTTCATGTATTTCAATAACCTACTGTTAAAAAAAGGCAATGCACATGAACAAAGTTTACTTACCGCTGCTCCTGCCATTGCATGCACCAAGCTTTCGTACGAGAAAACTTCAGCAAATCGAAAGGCTTCAGTGCTCATTTTGATTGCGGTAGATACAAATGTAAACTTGACAGTTTTGCTTGCAGTCCACTATGCACAATAGTTAGGGAATAGatatagtttttttccccccagttCATTCCAGAAAACAACAACGCAGCTGAACTCTTGTGATTGCTTCTCATAGACGTTAACCCAGAATGCGCTTCTCGCTCGTTTTACATCCAGGTCGTTCGTATAGCCAATGGTAGATAGAGTCCCCTTTCCCAATAAGGTGATTGGGCAATAGGTGATTCCGCTTGTTCATTTGATTGGCTTTTCCTTTTGTCATTCAAACAAATGAAACAGCAGGTTTGCGTTCAGTATGGTTTTAAGTTCTGGAACGCTCAATTGAACGGAAACGGTGCTGGACTGAATGATCAGGTGAAGAACGCGGATGGGTTtgtgtcatactgtactgtatttggtTGGGGAACGCCGTCCGCACTGTCCTTTAAAAACACTCAATACTTCAAGCCACACCCACCAAACGTACCTCAAAGTCTGCTCAAGAACGTTGTGGGTAAACGTGTCGTTCAGTACAAACCGTTCCGCAACGTAGAAAACGTTCAAGGGAACTGAACGCATCTCAGGCCTGTCCAAAGAAACGGTACTGCAGATAGAACAATGTGTTAGTTATTCTAGGCTGACGAG
This genomic stretch from Oncorhynchus clarkii lewisi isolate Uvic-CL-2024 chromosome 13, UVic_Ocla_1.0, whole genome shotgun sequence harbors:
- the LOC139364559 gene encoding peroxisomal membrane protein PMP34, which translates into the protein MSTEAFRFAEVFSYESLVHAMAGAAGSVTAMTVFFPLDTARLRLQVDEKRKARSTPAILSEIVKEEGLLAPYRGWLPVICSLCCSNFVYFYCFHSLRASWLRGHKSTPSRDLLMGIAAGVVNVLVTTPLWVVNTRLKLQGAKFRNADIRPTNYSGIMDAFVQIIEDEGVGALWNGTFPSLLLVLNPAVQFMIYEGLKRQLRSLVHRELLSLEIFLIGAVAKAVATTFTYPLQTVQSILRFGQHKQHTDRSPLLNSLRSVMYLLINRVRKYGMLGLFKGLEAKLLQTVLTAALMFLLYEKIASSTFSVMGVKRPASSH